CAAGAATGCTGGCGTGAGTTTCCGTCAGGGCGGTTCCGGAGGCGGCTACCACGTTGGTAACCCCACCTTGATAGAGGCTAATCATATCGAAGTAGCCTTCCACGATGATGACCGCATTTTCTTTCGCAATGCTCTGGCGGCTGTGATGAAGTCCAAACAGAATGTCGCTCTTGTGATAGAGGGCGGATTCCGGACTGTTCATGTACTTTGCCGGCTTAAAATTGGGGTCCTTGTTCTCGCTCAGGTCGCGACCACCGAAGGCTACGATCATGCCGGAAATGTTCTGGATGGCAATCATCAGGCGGTCGCGGAACTTGTCGGAGATGCCTCCATGTTCCTTCTCTACAGCAAGGCCTGCCTTCACGCAGTCCGCCGGAGAAAAACCGTTCTTGACGGCGTAACCAATAAAGCCTTCTCTTCCATCGGGGGCGTAACCGATGTGGAACTTCTGGCGGGTTTCCGCTGTAATGTGGCGGCTATTCAGATAGGCCATCGCCTTTTCGCTCATGGTGAGCTGCTGCTCGAACCACTGGCAGGCCAGTTCATTTAGCTTTCGGACCTGTTCACGTTCCTCGATGGCTTCCGCATTTTCGGGGGCGCCAAGCTGAGGCAGCGTAAAGTGAGAAAAGTTTGCTACCCATTCCACGGCTCCCTTAAAGTCCATCTTTTCGTGCTCTTGCACAAACTTGAAAACGTCACCGGCGGCTCCGCAGGCAAAACACTTGTAGATACCTAGGGACGGGTTTACGTTCATGGAGGGGGAGCGGTCGTCGTGGAAAGGACATACTCCAAGATAGCGCCCATTTCCGGAGCGCTTCAACGGCAAAAAACTCTCAATGACGGCTGCAATGTCCGTCTGAGATTTTAACTGCTGAATGATTTCATTGGAGTAAAAAGCCACGGGGCTCAAGATAGCAAAATGCGTTGCTTCCTTGGCTTTAGGCTCTGACAAGACGGCTGATAATCTGGTCTACATCCGTAAAGGCGCACACCGGCAGGCTAATGGCCATCTGGGTTGCCTTCTTTGCGTTGGGGGAGGGGGCTTGCTGTAAACCCCTGAAACAGGGCTGGTTCTGAAGGGTTTCCGGGTAGTGAATGCAGAACGGCACATCGGCCTGCTTCAACAGGGCTATAAAGGCTTCGCGGTTCTGGGCCAGCAAGGTGTACTGGGCATAGGTACTGAAATTCCTAGAATCCAGAGCTTGAGGGGTGACCTGCAGGTCCGATCCTCTAGTATTATTCCATACATCCAGGAAGAAACGGTCGTACTTTCGGGCGTTTTCTTCACGGATTTTCAGTTCGGCATCCAGATGGGAGAGCTTGACGCGGAGGATTCCTGCCTGCAACGCGTCCAGACGGCTGTTCATGCCTAGAATCTGGTGGTCGTAATGTCCGGGACTGCCGTGGTTAGCGATCATCCGGATTTTTTCTTCTAGTTGGTAATCGCTTACAAAGAGCGCTCCGCCATCCCCGTAACAGCCCAAGGGTTTGGTAGGGTAGAAGCTGGTAATGGAAATGTCCCCGAAGGTACATGCCTTCTGGATTTGCCCAGCGACCACTCGGGTGGCGCCAAATGCCTGGGCGGCATCCTCTATAATCCAGAGACTGTGTTTTTGGGCAATTTCCCGCAGTTTTTCGAAGGGGGCACACTGCCCGAACAGGTCTACTGCAATGATCCCTCGGGTCTTTTCACTTACAAGACCTTGAACGCTGGCGGGGTCAATTTGCAGAGTTTTTAGGTCAATATCGGCAAATTTGGGGATTCCGCCTAGAAATGCCACGCTTTCCGCCGGGGCGATGAAGGTGAAGTCCGGCACAATGACTTCGTCACCGGGGCGTAAATCCAGGGTCATAAGGGCGATAGTCAGGGCGTCGGTACCGCTTCCGCAGGTAATTGCGGACCGGCCGGTGTAGTCCGACAGCTCTTTTTCTAGATTTTTCACCTGAGGACCGCCGATGAAGCAGCCGCTATCCAGCACTTCTTTCTCGACTTTTTCGAGTTCTTGCCTATAGGCATCTCGTTGTCCAACAAGATTTACGAAGGGAATCATGGCCCAAAAGTTAGAAATTTTTTGGTACCCCTTGAAATCTTTCAAATATTTACTAACTTTGAGCCAACATTTTTAAGTAGGTTTTCACCCGGAGATAATAAGGTGCCTCAACACAAGTCTTGCAAAAAGCGTTTGATTCAGGCCGAAAAGGCCAATGCACAGAACCGTTCCGCACGTTCTGCTATCCGTACCAGCCTCAAGGCTATCCGTACTGCTGCAACTAAGGAAGAAGCTCTCAAGGAAC
This sequence is a window from Fibrobacter sp. UWEL. Protein-coding genes within it:
- a CDS encoding DegT/DnrJ/EryC1/StrS aminotransferase family protein — translated: MIPFVNLVGQRDAYRQELEKVEKEVLDSGCFIGGPQVKNLEKELSDYTGRSAITCGSGTDALTIALMTLDLRPGDEVIVPDFTFIAPAESVAFLGGIPKFADIDLKTLQIDPASVQGLVSEKTRGIIAVDLFGQCAPFEKLREIAQKHSLWIIEDAAQAFGATRVVAGQIQKACTFGDISITSFYPTKPLGCYGDGGALFVSDYQLEEKIRMIANHGSPGHYDHQILGMNSRLDALQAGILRVKLSHLDAELKIREENARKYDRFFLDVWNNTRGSDLQVTPQALDSRNFSTYAQYTLLAQNREAFIALLKQADVPFCIHYPETLQNQPCFRGLQQAPSPNAKKATQMAISLPVCAFTDVDQIISRLVRA
- the rpsT gene encoding 30S ribosomal protein S20 → MPQHKSCKKRLIQAEKANAQNRSARSAIRTSLKAIRTAATKEEALKELPNLFSQLDKAAAKHRAGFCANRAANYKAKAAKVINSLA